One Roseimaritima multifibrata DNA window includes the following coding sequences:
- a CDS encoding P-II family nitrogen regulator translates to MKKVEAIVRHFKLEDVKNALTEQGIDGMTVSEVRGFGRQKGHTEIYRGTEYAIDFVPKVKIEVVCSEDSLQLVVDTILQTAQTGQIGDGKIFITNLEDAIRIRTGERGEDAL, encoded by the coding sequence GTGAAAAAAGTCGAAGCAATCGTCCGTCATTTCAAACTTGAAGACGTTAAAAACGCCTTGACCGAGCAAGGAATCGACGGAATGACCGTCAGCGAAGTCCGTGGATTCGGGCGTCAGAAGGGACACACGGAAATCTACCGTGGTACCGAATACGCCATTGATTTTGTCCCTAAGGTCAAAATTGAAGTTGTCTGTTCAGAAGACAGCCTACAGTTGGTGGTTGATACGATCCTGCAAACTGCCCAAACCGGCCAAATCGGCGACGGCAAGATTTTCATCACCAACCTAGAAGATGCGATCCGCATCCGTACTGGTGAGCGAGGCGAAGACGCCCTTTAA
- the glnD gene encoding [protein-PII] uridylyltransferase, with translation MPSPTRPSIRPAVVDARERLKAGRERIRQHHQSGLSGVQVCTSLTDLVDGIVLSLWNATLRSVEDPTPAANSVLVAHGGFGRRDLAPYSDVDLMLVPNPGQQDALLPIVSQFTRDIFDAGLQLGFTVRTQAEANSWAWKDATVFSSLSESRLLSGSIQIYKRYFRSLQKGAIRRQHSLIEAVCEARRIERHKWGETNYLLSPNIKRSRGGLRDIQLIRWIGFASTGETDLIRLVRLAGFPVDDYHRVQAAQQFMLRLRNELHFSYAKNQDILDRAAQLAIAKRWGYVDKDSHLAVEWLMKDYFEHSRNVRYAVAHFRATSERNPLLARSINRIFSKSLDKDIRLGPYEIWVRDSALEEFSQSLSRVLQLMAYANRHQRRIAHKTWQQIRLAMMAQPLETLDYKAGRQFLSLLSHPGHLPSLLRRLHELRVLEKLIPDMRRARGMLEFNQYHKYTVDAHSIRAVEAATQFATEKSLPGDVYREIADKRLLHLALLLHDLGKGYDEDHCIVGQRLALETCPRLGLDEASSKLVAKLIFLHLEMNNTSSQHDLSDPEIVSKFAATVGSRQILDMLLIHSLADMQAVGPEVLTDWKRRLLEELYIRTRKFLDSGNLPGEMDEATTKKKQEVLEILSDFASDATPLTDLEHVLDSLNPLMLQRHDAKTLAEQVSIVAGLAPETSTCWFRPIKDQDSTEFTLVRVDQSKVRGLFALATGTFASNRLEIQHAEVATLAPDIAWDTFVVQNPSHLPKPDAWFAKFGEQLCNNLDQQTVPEFSFPKVWNSGAGESEAVLPLPTRVTFDNDTFEKYTVLSLFAYDRPGLLYAIAKTLADASLLVHFAKISTHLDQVMDVFYITDREGNRILTPEKQQELEDSLIEAAGRSSS, from the coding sequence ATGCCCTCCCCCACTAGACCGTCGATTCGTCCTGCTGTTGTGGATGCTCGCGAACGCTTAAAGGCGGGTCGCGAGCGGATCCGTCAACATCATCAGTCAGGCCTCAGTGGAGTTCAGGTTTGCACCTCATTAACCGACTTGGTTGATGGGATCGTTCTATCGCTATGGAATGCAACCCTTCGCTCGGTCGAAGATCCAACTCCCGCGGCCAATTCTGTGTTGGTTGCTCATGGGGGCTTTGGACGGAGGGACCTCGCACCCTATAGCGATGTCGACCTCATGCTGGTTCCCAATCCGGGCCAGCAGGACGCATTGCTGCCGATCGTCAGCCAATTCACTCGCGATATTTTCGACGCGGGTTTGCAACTGGGATTCACGGTCCGCACCCAAGCAGAAGCAAACTCCTGGGCTTGGAAAGACGCAACCGTCTTCAGCTCGCTGTCGGAATCGCGCCTGCTTTCCGGCAGCATCCAAATCTACAAGCGCTATTTCCGCAGCTTGCAGAAAGGAGCCATTCGCCGGCAACATTCACTGATCGAAGCCGTTTGCGAAGCAAGACGAATCGAACGCCATAAATGGGGCGAAACCAATTACCTGCTAAGCCCCAACATCAAACGCTCGCGAGGCGGCCTCCGCGATATCCAGCTGATTCGCTGGATTGGATTCGCCAGTACAGGGGAAACCGATCTAATTCGCTTGGTTCGACTTGCTGGCTTTCCCGTAGACGACTATCACCGCGTGCAGGCCGCCCAACAATTCATGCTTCGGCTGCGTAACGAACTTCATTTTTCCTACGCAAAAAACCAAGACATTCTCGATCGCGCAGCCCAACTAGCCATTGCGAAACGCTGGGGATACGTCGACAAGGACAGCCACCTTGCGGTCGAATGGTTGATGAAAGACTACTTTGAACATTCAAGAAATGTTCGGTACGCCGTCGCCCACTTCCGAGCAACCTCAGAACGCAATCCTCTGCTAGCGCGTAGCATTAACCGCATCTTCTCTAAATCGCTCGACAAAGATATTCGGTTAGGGCCGTACGAAATTTGGGTCCGCGATAGTGCGTTGGAGGAATTCTCTCAAAGCCTGTCGCGTGTGTTGCAGTTGATGGCTTACGCCAATCGACATCAACGTCGAATTGCACACAAAACCTGGCAGCAAATTCGACTTGCGATGATGGCCCAACCACTGGAAACTTTGGACTACAAAGCGGGCCGTCAGTTTCTTTCCTTGCTAAGTCACCCGGGACATTTACCTAGCCTGCTTCGCCGCCTGCATGAATTACGGGTCTTAGAAAAACTGATCCCCGACATGCGTCGCGCTCGGGGAATGCTTGAATTCAATCAATACCACAAGTACACCGTCGACGCCCATTCAATCCGGGCGGTGGAAGCGGCAACCCAGTTTGCAACGGAAAAATCGCTTCCCGGTGACGTCTACCGAGAGATCGCAGACAAACGTTTGCTGCACCTGGCACTTCTGCTGCACGACCTTGGCAAAGGCTACGACGAAGACCACTGTATCGTCGGGCAACGACTTGCCCTGGAGACATGCCCTCGACTGGGACTGGACGAAGCATCCAGCAAACTGGTCGCGAAACTGATCTTCCTGCACCTGGAAATGAACAACACATCCTCGCAGCATGATCTAAGCGATCCTGAAATCGTTTCAAAGTTTGCGGCGACCGTCGGATCCCGCCAAATCCTTGACATGCTTCTCATTCATTCCCTTGCAGACATGCAGGCGGTTGGTCCCGAGGTCCTTACCGACTGGAAACGGCGGCTTCTGGAAGAGCTGTACATTCGAACGCGCAAGTTCTTAGATTCAGGCAATCTTCCCGGCGAGATGGACGAAGCAACGACCAAGAAGAAACAGGAAGTCCTAGAAATACTTTCCGATTTTGCATCCGACGCGACGCCGCTAACCGACCTTGAGCATGTTCTCGACAGCTTAAACCCATTGATGCTGCAGCGGCATGACGCCAAGACCTTGGCCGAACAGGTGTCGATCGTCGCGGGACTTGCCCCAGAAACCAGCACATGTTGGTTCCGCCCAATCAAGGATCAAGATTCTACCGAATTCACACTTGTTCGCGTCGATCAATCAAAGGTTCGCGGCCTGTTTGCACTGGCAACCGGAACGTTCGCATCCAATCGCCTGGAAATCCAACATGCCGAGGTCGCGACCCTGGCACCGGACATCGCCTGGGACACGTTTGTCGTACAAAACCCCAGCCATCTGCCGAAACCAGATGCTTGGTTTGCAAAGTTTGGCGAGCAACTGTGCAACAACCTCGACCAACAGACTGTCCCGGAATTCAGCTTTCCCAAAGTCTGGAACAGCGGTGCCGGAGAAAGCGAAGCGGTCCTACCGTTGCCGACCCGGGTGACTTTCGACAATGATACTTTCGAAAAATACACGGTCCTTTCGCTCTTCGCGTACGACCGTCCAGGCTTGCTTTACGCAATTGCAAAAACGCTAGCCGACGCTTCACTCCTGGTTCATTTTGCAAAGATTTCGACCCACCTGGATCAGGTGATGGACGTTTTTTATATCACGGACCGCGAAGGCAACCGCATACTCACCCCCGAAAAGCAGCAAGAATTGGAAGACAGCCTTATCGAGGCTGCCGGACGATCCTCTTCCTAA